One window from the genome of Acidobacteriota bacterium encodes:
- a CDS encoding pitrilysin family protein: MKGQTPGFRVPPVHRYRLDNGLTLLVRPDPTSPVVTTMVCYRVGSRVEVAGRTGISHFLEHMMFKGTGRYGPGEIDRITALHGGSNNAFTTQDYTGYFFSFASDRWVCALEIESDRMSNNRFDPQEFELERQVILEESRMEQDHPWGALRRSVELTAFERHPYRFPIIGMSRDIEALTVEQMVEHYRRYYVPGNAVLAVAGDTDPDFTLRTVERLFRQTSTGLPPPPGPPREAADSGRVRIKVRRRSRVPKMLVALPAPSIHQSDHDAFQILDRVLSEGRLSRLYRKFVEETQLASLVHTEMGDTFDPYLLLIRLELRENADLQQTEELLVHELMQLCTEPLTRDELIRAKNQCINQSLFELETTFDQCMQLASMEALQRPGYWNDYVERISRLTAEEVMAAAAGHWSGRRWTVGVVETG, from the coding sequence TTGAAGGGACAAACCCCCGGCTTCCGGGTTCCTCCGGTCCATCGCTACCGTCTCGACAACGGTCTGACCCTGCTGGTGCGCCCGGACCCCACCAGTCCTGTCGTCACCACCATGGTCTGTTACCGGGTGGGATCCAGAGTGGAGGTTGCAGGCCGGACCGGCATTTCCCATTTCCTGGAACACATGATGTTCAAGGGCACCGGACGCTACGGCCCCGGAGAGATCGACCGGATCACGGCGCTCCATGGGGGCTCCAACAACGCCTTCACCACGCAGGACTATACCGGCTACTTTTTCAGCTTTGCCTCCGACCGATGGGTTTGCGCTCTGGAAATCGAGTCCGACCGGATGTCGAACAATCGTTTCGACCCCCAGGAGTTCGAACTGGAGCGGCAGGTGATCCTCGAAGAATCCAGAATGGAACAGGACCATCCCTGGGGCGCACTTCGCCGGTCGGTCGAGTTGACGGCTTTCGAGCGGCACCCGTACCGCTTCCCCATCATCGGAATGAGCCGGGACATCGAGGCGCTGACCGTGGAGCAGATGGTGGAGCACTACCGCCGGTACTACGTCCCCGGGAACGCCGTGCTGGCCGTCGCCGGCGACACGGACCCGGACTTCACTCTCCGGACGGTGGAGCGGCTCTTCCGTCAGACATCCACCGGTCTTCCGCCGCCGCCGGGTCCGCCCCGGGAGGCGGCGGACAGCGGCCGGGTCAGGATCAAAGTCCGGCGCCGGAGCCGGGTACCCAAAATGCTGGTGGCCCTGCCCGCCCCCTCCATTCACCAGAGTGACCACGACGCCTTTCAGATCCTGGACCGGGTGCTCTCCGAGGGCCGGCTTTCACGCCTCTACAGGAAATTCGTCGAAGAGACCCAACTGGCGTCCCTGGTCCATACCGAAATGGGCGACACCTTCGACCCCTACCTCCTGCTGATCCGCCTGGAGTTGCGCGAGAATGCCGACCTGCAGCAGACCGAGGAACTCCTCGTCCACGAACTCATGCAACTGTGCACCGAACCGCTGACCCGGGACGAGTTGATCCGGGCCAAGAACCAGTGCATCAACCAGTCTCTTTTCGAACTGGAAACGACATTCGACCAATGCATGCAACTGGCCTCCATGGAAGCGCTGCAGCGCCCGGGATACTGGAACGACTACGTGGAGCGAATCTCCCGGCTGACCGCCGAGGAGGTCATGGCGGCCGCGGCCGGACACTGGTCCGGACGGCGCTGGACGGTCGGCGTCGTGGAGACCGGATAG